The Sulfurihydrogenibium sp. YO3AOP1 genome has a window encoding:
- the rlmB gene encoding 23S rRNA (guanosine(2251)-2'-O)-methyltransferase RlmB has translation MTKENNNHLVIWGRNPVIEALKAGRSLEKILIAHDSHPPRELLELANEKKVKVQKVSRQKIEELANTKKTQGVVALVSPIKYYDENEIIDKTIKEKGIMLILDHITDPQNVGSILRTAEIFGVSGVIIPKERSSPINEVVVKASTGAVFHLPIAKVGSLRNVIEKFKKKGGWVVAIEKGGRNIAEIDFPYPIALIVGSEGKGVSKSILEEADIIATIPMVGKITSLNVSNATSIALWELFKRRIKDGKNS, from the coding sequence ATGACAAAAGAAAATAATAATCACTTGGTAATTTGGGGAAGGAATCCAGTAATAGAAGCACTTAAAGCCGGAAGAAGTCTTGAAAAAATTCTTATTGCTCATGATTCACATCCGCCAAGAGAGTTGTTGGAGCTTGCAAATGAGAAGAAAGTAAAAGTACAAAAAGTATCAAGACAAAAGATTGAAGAGCTCGCAAACACTAAGAAAACACAAGGTGTTGTTGCACTCGTAAGTCCAATAAAATATTATGATGAAAATGAAATTATAGATAAAACAATAAAAGAAAAGGGTATTATGTTAATCTTAGACCATATTACAGACCCTCAAAACGTAGGAAGCATTTTAAGAACAGCAGAAATTTTTGGAGTAAGTGGAGTTATAATCCCTAAAGAAAGGTCAAGCCCTATAAATGAAGTAGTAGTTAAAGCATCTACAGGGGCAGTTTTTCATCTTCCGATTGCAAAAGTTGGAAGTTTAAGAAATGTAATTGAAAAATTTAAAAAGAAGGGTGGTTGGGTTGTTGCTATTGAAAAAGGTGGAAGAAATATAGCTGAGATAGACTTTCCATATCCGATTGCGTTAATAGTTGGCTCAGAAGGAAAAGGAGTTTCAAAATCTATATTAGAAGAAGCAGATATTATTGCAACTATTCCAATGGTTGGTAAAATAACATCTCTGAATGTTTCAAACGCAACATCAATAGCATTATGGGAATTATTTAAAAGGAGAATAAAAGATGGAAAAAACAGTTAA
- the dnaA gene encoding chromosomal replication initiator protein DnaA produces the protein MDLSKNNAGNTSNVSISESKLWQSILHDLREKIDNTSYMILNSLEEVYYNEGNIYIYTPDNIYKNWIETEILENIETSANKVIGRNVKIHVISLKDKSSKKTKKGKNSKNFEETDFYQYLSLNPKYTFDNLIVGNNNKVAFQACLAVTENLGKIYNPLFIYGDVGLGKTHLLHGTAYHVLAKSSSAKIIYTTADTFASELFSYLEKGMILEFRKKYREVDLLLIDDIQFLVGKERTQIEFYHIFNVLYSLGKQIILSSDQPPSKLNGIEKRLISRFSSGLIVEITKPDLETKINITLKKMKELNVEFSRDVVLFIAKTVNTSVRELEGSIKRLKAYSEIMGRPITLDVARTVLKDVLEVNEVQPLTVERIQKEVCNYFNIDIKELLGNSRNKKSVTARQIAMYLSKELTDESLSSIARYFHKKDHTTILNAANKIKEIMEKDRKLKYTVDLIKDKLITL, from the coding sequence ATGGATTTAAGTAAAAATAATGCTGGCAATACATCAAACGTCAGTATTAGTGAATCTAAACTTTGGCAGTCTATTCTCCATGACTTAAGGGAAAAAATTGATAATACATCATATATGATACTAAATTCTCTTGAAGAGGTATACTACAACGAAGGAAATATATATATCTATACTCCAGACAATATTTACAAAAATTGGATAGAAACAGAAATATTAGAAAATATAGAAACTTCAGCAAATAAGGTTATTGGAAGAAATGTAAAAATACATGTTATTTCTTTAAAGGATAAATCTTCAAAGAAAACAAAAAAAGGCAAGAATTCAAAAAACTTTGAAGAAACAGATTTTTATCAATATTTATCATTAAATCCAAAATACACTTTTGACAATCTTATAGTTGGAAATAATAATAAAGTTGCATTTCAAGCATGTTTGGCTGTTACAGAAAATTTAGGAAAAATTTATAATCCACTTTTTATTTATGGCGATGTTGGGCTTGGCAAAACTCATTTATTACACGGAACAGCTTATCATGTCCTTGCAAAGAGCTCTTCAGCAAAAATCATTTACACAACAGCAGACACATTTGCTTCTGAACTTTTTTCATATTTAGAAAAAGGAATGATTTTAGAGTTTAGAAAAAAATACAGAGAAGTAGACCTTCTACTTATTGACGATATACAATTTTTAGTTGGAAAGGAAAGAACACAAATAGAGTTCTATCATATTTTTAACGTTTTATACAGCCTTGGAAAACAGATAATTTTATCCTCAGACCAACCGCCTTCTAAGTTAAATGGCATAGAAAAAAGATTGATAAGTAGATTTAGCAGCGGATTAATTGTCGAAATAACCAAGCCGGATTTAGAAACAAAGATTAACATAACATTAAAGAAGATGAAAGAATTGAATGTAGAATTTTCAAGGGATGTAGTTCTATTTATTGCAAAAACCGTAAATACAAGTGTTAGAGAGCTGGAAGGTTCAATAAAAAGATTAAAAGCCTACAGCGAAATAATGGGAAGACCAATAACTTTAGACGTTGCAAGAACTGTGTTAAAAGATGTATTAGAAGTAAATGAAGTACAGCCATTAACTGTTGAAAGAATTCAAAAAGAAGTATGTAATTACTTTAATATTGATATAAAAGAATTACTTGGAAACTCAAGAAATAAAAAATCTGTAACTGCAAGGCAGATAGCAATGTACTTATCAAAAGAGCTAACTGATGAATCCTTATCCTCAATAGCAAGATATTTTCATAAAAAAGACCATACAACAATTTTAAATGCTGCAAATAAAATAAAAGAAATAATGGAAAAAGATAGAAAGTTAAAATATACTGTAGATTTGATTAAAGATAAGTTGATTACTTTATGA